A window of Gloeocapsopsis sp. IPPAS B-1203 contains these coding sequences:
- the thrC gene encoding threonine synthase, which produces MTQAKTINPTAATFKALKCKECGAEYELAASHVCEACFGPLEVTYDYNTLRRTVTRETIQSGPNSIWRYRSFLPVATENVIDVGTGMTPLVQANRLARRLGLKKLYIKNDAVNMPTLSFKDRVVSVALSRARELGFSTVSCASTGNLANSTAAIAAHAGLDCCVFIPSDLEAGKVLGTLIYSPTVMAVQGNYDQVNRLCCEVANTYGWGFVNINLRPYYSEGSKTLGYEVAEQLGWQLPDHIVAPLASGSLFTKIYKGFQEFTQVGLVEDKSVRFSGAQAEGCSPIAQAYKEGRDFVKPVKPNTIAKSIAIGNPADGIYALEIARKTNGNIASVTDAQIIDGIKLLAETEGIFTETAGGTTIAVLKKLVEAGKIDPDETTVAYITGNGLKTQEAVQGYIGEPLTIEAKLDSFERALERSRTLERLDWQQVLV; this is translated from the coding sequence ATGACCCAGGCAAAAACCATCAACCCCACAGCAGCAACCTTCAAAGCCCTCAAATGTAAGGAATGTGGTGCTGAATACGAACTTGCGGCTAGCCATGTCTGTGAAGCTTGCTTTGGGCCATTGGAAGTTACCTACGATTACAACACCCTCCGCCGCACCGTAACGCGCGAAACTATTCAATCGGGACCAAATTCAATTTGGCGCTATCGTTCTTTCTTACCCGTTGCAACTGAAAATGTCATTGATGTAGGTACAGGGATGACTCCCCTTGTACAAGCAAACCGCTTAGCCCGTCGCCTGGGATTGAAAAAGCTATACATCAAAAATGATGCCGTTAATATGCCCACCCTTAGCTTCAAAGATCGGGTGGTATCCGTAGCATTATCCCGCGCACGAGAGCTAGGCTTTTCAACCGTATCGTGTGCAAGTACCGGAAATTTAGCAAATTCAACTGCAGCGATCGCCGCTCATGCAGGATTAGATTGTTGTGTATTTATCCCCTCTGATTTAGAAGCAGGTAAAGTCTTAGGTACGCTCATCTACAGCCCTACCGTAATGGCAGTACAAGGTAACTACGACCAAGTAAACCGCTTGTGTTGCGAAGTTGCCAATACATATGGTTGGGGATTTGTCAATATCAATTTACGTCCTTATTACTCGGAAGGTTCCAAAACTCTTGGCTATGAAGTCGCCGAACAACTCGGCTGGCAATTACCCGATCACATTGTTGCGCCCCTAGCCTCAGGTTCCTTGTTCACAAAGATCTACAAAGGATTCCAGGAGTTTACTCAAGTCGGCTTAGTCGAAGATAAAAGCGTCCGGTTCAGCGGTGCGCAAGCCGAAGGTTGTTCCCCCATCGCGCAAGCCTACAAAGAAGGACGCGATTTTGTTAAACCCGTCAAACCCAACACAATCGCCAAATCAATCGCCATTGGAAATCCAGCCGATGGCATCTATGCGCTCGAAATTGCGCGGAAAACCAACGGTAACATTGCATCAGTTACCGATGCGCAGATCATCGACGGCATCAAACTACTCGCCGAAACCGAAGGCATCTTCACCGAAACCGCAGGCGGGACAACGATCGCAGTTCTCAAAAAACTAGTGGAAGCTGGTAAAATTGACCCCGACGAAACCACAGTCGCCTACATTACTGGAAACGGACTCAAAACCCAAGAAGCCGTACAAGGCTACATCGGCGAACCGTTGACGATTGAAGCCAAGCTTGATAGTTTTGAACGTGCGTTAGAGCGATCGCGTACTTTAGAGCGTCTTGACTGGCAACAAGTCTTGGTATAA
- a CDS encoding ABC transporter permease, with amino-acid sequence MTISVSDNASRRFDVLVRSLGKRWLLLHAAVGFAFIYLPILILVIYSFNTSRFNAVWRGFTLDWYRGLLQADSQLTANVTDTRIWDALQNSLLVAVISTLLATILGTAIALALERFRFPGRVIIDSLLFLPIVIPEITMGISLLVFFSLVFRLIENFIGIRLNFGLPTMIVGHVSFNISFVAITVRARLAELDPALEEAALDLGANEWKVLSKVILPLIAPAIFSGALLAFTLSLDDFVVTFFTAGVGATTLPLFVYGMIKFSVTPAINAISSLMLLASLVLIIPALVVGTKELR; translated from the coding sequence ATGACGATTTCTGTGTCAGATAATGCCTCAAGAAGGTTTGATGTATTGGTGCGATCGCTTGGTAAACGTTGGCTATTACTCCATGCAGCAGTAGGATTTGCTTTTATTTATTTGCCAATTCTGATTTTAGTTATTTACTCGTTTAATACATCGCGTTTTAATGCTGTTTGGCGTGGCTTTACTTTGGATTGGTATCGTGGTTTACTTCAAGCTGACTCGCAATTAACAGCGAACGTGACTGATACCCGAATTTGGGATGCATTACAGAATAGTTTACTCGTTGCTGTGATTTCAACACTTCTAGCAACAATCTTAGGAACAGCGATCGCACTTGCGTTAGAACGTTTTCGCTTTCCTGGGCGAGTGATTATTGATAGTTTATTGTTTCTTCCTATTGTGATTCCAGAAATTACAATGGGAATCTCTTTATTAGTTTTCTTTAGTTTAGTCTTTAGGTTAATAGAAAATTTTATAGGAATTCGATTGAATTTTGGCTTACCTACAATGATTGTTGGTCATGTATCCTTTAATATTTCTTTTGTTGCAATTACTGTCAGGGCGCGCTTAGCCGAACTCGATCCAGCACTAGAAGAAGCTGCTTTAGATTTAGGGGCTAATGAATGGAAAGTATTATCGAAAGTTATTTTACCACTAATTGCTCCAGCAATTTTTAGTGGTGCTTTGCTTGCTTTTACACTTTCTCTAGATGATTTTGTTGTGACTTTCTTTACCGCTGGAGTTGGTGCAACAACTTTACCACTTTTTGTTTACGGGATGATTAAATTTTCGGTGACACCTGCGATTAATGCTATTTCTAGTTTAATGTTGTTGGCTTCTTTGGTGTTGATAATACCTGCTTTGGTCGTTGGGACGAAAGAATTGAGGTGA
- a CDS encoding ABC transporter permease, producing MRSTIESHKRRSLAFLLFPATFWLLLFFILPLLIVLLYSFLQRGTYGGVVWSFSLESYQRLTSELYLGVIWRSIGLALITTVTCLIIGYPLAFFIATCSGRWRNVLVLLVIVPFWTNFLVRTYAWIVLLRQEGVINVALQNFQIIDAPLNLLFTSFAVTVGLIYGYLPFMILPLYATMDRFNFSLVEAAYDLGANDIRSFIRVVLPLTMRGIVAGSLLVFIPAIGAFVTPDILGGAKTLMVGNLIQNQFLQARNWPFGSALSMLLMVVVLVPVLVYFRTSEEVS from the coding sequence ATGAGATCAACTATAGAATCTCACAAGCGTAGAAGTTTGGCGTTTCTGTTATTTCCGGCAACTTTTTGGTTGTTGCTATTTTTTATTCTGCCGTTATTGATTGTGTTGCTGTACAGTTTTTTGCAGCGGGGAACGTATGGCGGGGTTGTTTGGAGTTTTAGTTTAGAGAGTTATCAACGACTGACGAGTGAACTGTATTTAGGAGTTATTTGGCGTTCGATAGGGTTGGCTTTAATAACGACAGTTACTTGCTTAATTATTGGTTATCCATTAGCATTTTTTATTGCTACATGTTCTGGGCGGTGGCGGAATGTTCTAGTATTACTGGTAATTGTTCCTTTTTGGACTAATTTTTTGGTGCGTACTTACGCTTGGATTGTGCTTTTGCGACAAGAGGGGGTGATTAATGTAGCGCTACAAAATTTTCAAATTATTGATGCACCTCTAAATTTATTGTTTACTTCTTTTGCTGTTACAGTGGGCTTAATTTATGGCTATTTGCCATTTATGATTTTGCCATTATATGCCACAATGGATCGGTTTAATTTCTCGTTGGTTGAAGCAGCATATGATTTGGGTGCCAATGATATCCGCAGCTTTATACGTGTCGTTTTACCATTAACAATGCGGGGGATTGTAGCAGGATCTTTACTTGTTTTTATTCCAGCTATAGGTGCGTTTGTCACACCAGATATTCTTGGTGGTGCGAAAACTTTGATGGTAGGAAATTTGATTCAAAATCAGTTTTTACAAGCGCGTAATTGGCCTTTTGGTTCGGCACTTTCGATGTTGCTGATGGTGGTAGTTTTAGTTCCGGTGTTGGTTTATTTTCGGACATCTGAGGAAGTCTCATGA
- a CDS encoding iron-siderophore ABC transporter substrate-binding protein, whose product MNFDSEFAVGSMIMCLRRWLKSKQVRQLIYFILFGLTLTAICACNQNPSPQADDLSTSGAVRVVKHAMGETKIATTPQRVVVLDTAPLDAALALGVQPIGASLPRTDALPAYLGDRTAGITPVGENPPNLESIVRLQPDLIIGNTNAHRQIYDKLSRIAPTILTAGNSTDGQWKQELRLYAAALGRTDAVQTLLNDYNQRVKKLKQQLKQADDLQVSVILTAQEWIAFYTKTSFPGSVLQDVGLARPPIQNIEGKSWVQVSQEDLQSIDGDAIFLLHVASDKMPGSFTVNQFVKNPLFSQLKAVKQGRVYEVDAEVWHLGSNILGANRILDDLFKYLVENTH is encoded by the coding sequence TTGAATTTTGATAGTGAATTTGCAGTCGGTTCTATGATTATGTGTCTGAGGCGGTGGTTAAAATCTAAGCAAGTGCGCCAGCTAATTTACTTTATTTTGTTTGGCTTGACTTTAACTGCAATTTGTGCATGCAACCAAAATCCTTCGCCACAGGCAGACGATCTTTCTACATCAGGTGCTGTGCGCGTTGTGAAACACGCAATGGGTGAAACCAAGATTGCAACCACTCCGCAGCGAGTCGTTGTCCTCGATACAGCCCCACTTGATGCAGCCTTAGCATTAGGTGTTCAACCGATTGGCGCAAGTTTGCCACGCACGGATGCTTTACCAGCTTATCTCGGCGATCGCACCGCCGGAATTACACCTGTCGGTGAAAATCCACCCAACTTAGAATCAATTGTCCGCCTTCAGCCAGATTTAATCATCGGCAATACAAACGCGCATCGACAAATTTATGACAAGTTATCGCGAATTGCTCCAACAATCCTCACCGCCGGAAACAGTACTGACGGACAGTGGAAACAAGAACTAAGACTGTATGCAGCAGCACTCGGTCGCACCGATGCAGTTCAAACACTACTCAACGACTACAATCAGCGTGTCAAAAAACTCAAACAGCAGCTAAAACAAGCTGACGACCTCCAAGTGTCTGTGATTCTGACTGCTCAAGAGTGGATCGCTTTTTACACCAAAACGAGTTTTCCAGGTTCGGTACTGCAAGATGTTGGTTTAGCTCGCCCTCCGATTCAAAATATTGAGGGAAAATCCTGGGTACAAGTATCGCAGGAAGACCTTCAGAGTATCGATGGTGATGCGATCTTTCTACTTCATGTCGCTTCAGATAAAATGCCAGGAAGCTTTACAGTGAACCAATTTGTGAAAAATCCGCTCTTTTCGCAATTAAAAGCCGTTAAACAGGGACGAGTATACGAAGTCGATGCTGAAGTTTGGCATCTTGGGAGCAATATTTTGGGAGCAAATCGTATTCTTGATGACTTGTTCAAATATTTGGTAGAAAACACCCACTGA
- a CDS encoding TonB-dependent receptor, whose translation MVQQLDYVWCEAKVKLHLLISYMALLSVGSIPTAIASPKSLNNIANNSYQSLLRNVKQLDKTTQRLSQASPPATEVVQIQGVRLNPTANGLEVILETSTPQKLELSTASENATLIANVVNAQLVLPEGNAFLANDPADGITAVRVVNLDANIIQVQIIGSVTVPQVEVLESDREGLIFSVVPPAAVTEADELNIVVTATRTAEALENVPRSVTTITREQLDDQTTVIRNLPDILGQLVPGFGPPTQNRRTGRLQTLRGRPPLILIDGVVQSTNAGFDRQLNAIDPSAIERIEVVRGPSAVYGQGATGGVINIITRQPTDERLQSELIIGTRTDDELRGEGFGYSLKYGLAGNEGNVDYRINTSLETNGGWFDAEGNRIPPNDIVDTETLNLLAKVGINLDAEQRLELTYDIYRDRVDTEFISDPSILDIPGLQTARALRVGEIAQEEPSRQTNQVASLKYRHENLGGSQLDLQLYYQDTQIAQEIQDIRTFFGDVPPFIPGIFQTNLDQSKWGARLQVETPFSESTRLLWGADYLQEDSDQPFLVIDPVAFDTRREANVLTTATQVPPFQLNSLGVFAQVQWDLSAQWLLSGGLRYETIGFEVNDFFANPFADFDNAPALVSGGSNRVDDVVFNLGSVYKVTDEISFFANFAQGFAVPSLDFLGQATAGFAIEDDNLLQPEKVNNYEIGVRGTWGTVQATLVGFYNHSDLGQNLVIAPSGLTNAARGPQRNYGIEATLDWQPSDRWGFGSSLTWNEGEANFPDDSRGWLALSSLDVQPLKLTAYIENETLPGWRNRLQLLLVGDRDRAFEEEVEEFQIEGYTTLDFISSLQIGQGRLELGIENLLNQQYLPVSSQDGTGIREIVREAARGRTISVRYAIEF comes from the coding sequence ATGGTGCAGCAGTTGGATTATGTATGGTGTGAGGCAAAAGTGAAGTTGCATCTTTTAATTTCCTACATGGCATTGCTCAGTGTTGGGAGTATTCCGACCGCAATTGCATCGCCAAAGTCACTTAATAATATTGCTAATAATTCTTATCAATCACTGCTTAGAAATGTAAAACAACTTGATAAAACAACGCAGCGATTATCTCAGGCTTCCCCGCCAGCAACTGAGGTTGTCCAAATTCAAGGTGTGAGGTTAAACCCAACGGCTAATGGATTGGAAGTTATTTTAGAAACCTCTACTCCACAAAAGCTAGAACTCTCGACAGCAAGCGAGAACGCAACTTTGATTGCCAATGTTGTCAACGCGCAGTTAGTGCTACCAGAAGGTAATGCGTTTTTAGCAAATGACCCAGCAGACGGAATTACTGCTGTTCGAGTCGTAAATCTCGATGCCAATATAATTCAGGTACAGATAATTGGAAGCGTAACAGTACCACAAGTTGAAGTCTTAGAGAGCGATCGCGAAGGGTTAATCTTCAGTGTAGTACCGCCAGCAGCCGTAACCGAAGCTGATGAACTTAACATCGTAGTGACAGCCACACGTACCGCCGAAGCGTTGGAGAATGTCCCGCGTTCAGTCACGACAATAACACGCGAACAACTCGACGATCAAACAACGGTTATAAGAAATTTACCCGATATCTTAGGTCAATTAGTTCCTGGCTTTGGTCCGCCAACACAAAACCGGAGAACTGGGCGTTTGCAAACATTGCGGGGTCGTCCACCACTAATTTTAATTGATGGAGTCGTACAAAGTACAAATGCTGGCTTCGATCGCCAACTCAATGCTATCGATCCATCAGCAATCGAACGAATTGAAGTTGTGCGTGGTCCTAGTGCTGTATATGGTCAGGGTGCAACGGGTGGAGTTATCAATATTATCACGCGGCAACCTACTGATGAGCGGCTGCAATCCGAGTTAATTATCGGTACGCGCACCGACGACGAACTACGCGGCGAAGGTTTTGGTTACAGTTTGAAATATGGTTTAGCGGGTAATGAAGGTAATGTAGACTATCGGATTAATACCTCTTTAGAAACAAACGGTGGTTGGTTTGATGCTGAAGGTAATCGTATTCCACCGAACGATATTGTCGATACAGAAACTCTCAACTTGTTGGCTAAGGTGGGAATCAATCTTGACGCAGAACAACGGCTAGAATTGACATACGATATATACCGCGATCGCGTCGATACCGAATTCATTTCAGACCCCAGCATTTTAGATATTCCTGGGCTACAAACCGCCAGGGCGCTGCGCGTCGGCGAAATTGCCCAAGAAGAACCAAGTAGACAAACAAACCAAGTCGCGAGTTTGAAATATCGCCATGAAAACTTAGGAGGTTCGCAACTCGACTTACAACTCTACTATCAAGACACCCAGATAGCGCAAGAAATTCAAGATATTAGAACCTTCTTTGGTGACGTTCCGCCGTTTATTCCTGGGATATTTCAGACGAATCTCGATCAAAGTAAATGGGGCGCTCGATTACAAGTCGAAACGCCGTTTTCTGAGTCAACACGCCTACTGTGGGGTGCAGACTATCTGCAAGAGGACAGCGATCAACCGTTTTTAGTCATCGATCCTGTTGCTTTTGATACGCGGCGTGAAGCTAATGTATTGACAACTGCTACACAAGTACCACCTTTTCAATTAAACAGTCTGGGAGTGTTTGCCCAAGTTCAGTGGGATTTGAGCGCACAATGGTTACTCAGTGGAGGATTGCGCTATGAAACGATCGGGTTTGAGGTCAATGACTTTTTTGCCAACCCCTTTGCTGATTTTGACAACGCACCAGCGTTAGTGTCAGGTGGTTCTAACCGCGTTGATGATGTTGTTTTTAATCTTGGCAGTGTTTATAAAGTCACCGATGAAATCAGTTTCTTCGCCAACTTCGCGCAAGGTTTTGCGGTTCCCAGTTTAGATTTTCTTGGTCAAGCAACCGCAGGCTTTGCAATTGAAGACGATAATTTATTGCAACCAGAGAAGGTGAACAACTACGAAATTGGGGTTCGTGGCACTTGGGGAACAGTACAAGCAACGCTGGTTGGTTTCTATAACCACTCCGATTTAGGACAAAACCTTGTGATTGCACCCAGTGGTCTGACAAATGCAGCACGAGGTCCGCAACGCAACTATGGCATAGAAGCAACACTCGATTGGCAACCAAGCGATCGCTGGGGTTTTGGCAGTAGCTTAACATGGAACGAAGGTGAAGCTAATTTTCCTGATGATAGTCGCGGCTGGCTAGCGCTAAGTAGTCTAGACGTTCAACCGCTCAAGTTGACAGCCTACATAGAAAATGAAACGCTACCAGGATGGCGAAATCGCTTGCAATTGCTTTTAGTTGGCGATCGCGACCGCGCATTTGAAGAAGAGGTAGAGGAATTTCAAATCGAGGGCTATACAACGCTCGATTTCATCAGCAGCCTCCAAATCGGTCAAGGAAGACTCGAACTCGGTATCGAAAACTTGTTGAATCAGCAGTATTTGCCTGTGAGTTCGCAAGATGGTACTGGAATTCGCGAAATTGTCCGCGAGGCGGCTAGAGGTAGAACAATTAGCGTGCGGTACGCAATTGAATTTTGA
- a CDS encoding spermidine/putrescine ABC transporter substrate-binding protein, giving the protein MMRRILSFVVLFFVALILPLGCSGSNQTNVSDGNTPSNVLSVYNWSTYIAPEVLTQFEKEFNAKIKYDTYENSEALYAKIQPGNPGYDVAFPGDYMVAIMTNEGLLEELNLENIPNRKHLDSTFVNAPYDPENKYSLPYQWGTLGIGYNITATNNQEIDSWATMFDPKFAGRTAWLDDMRHTTGVILMYLGFDPNTTNPAEIQQARDFLVKHKDAIAAFVPDTGQILLDQGEVDLTHEWSGDIFQVMEENEQIRYAIPKEGTIVWTDNMVVLKNAPNKELAERFINFILEPEVGAKISNFIHYGSPNKTARDKGLINEADLQNPAIYPPPEVFAKLKYINDVGQATPLYDEAWNEVKVAVGK; this is encoded by the coding sequence ATGATGAGAAGAATTTTGAGTTTTGTAGTGTTGTTTTTTGTTGCTTTAATATTACCACTCGGATGTAGTGGGAGTAACCAGACAAACGTGAGTGATGGTAATACACCGTCTAATGTATTGAGTGTTTATAATTGGTCTACTTATATTGCACCTGAAGTTCTTACTCAGTTTGAGAAAGAGTTTAACGCTAAAATTAAGTATGATACTTATGAAAATAGCGAAGCCCTTTATGCTAAGATTCAGCCAGGAAATCCAGGCTATGATGTTGCGTTTCCTGGAGATTACATGGTCGCAATTATGACCAATGAAGGTTTATTAGAAGAATTAAATTTAGAGAATATTCCTAATAGGAAACATCTTGATTCAACATTTGTGAATGCACCCTACGATCCAGAAAATAAATATAGTTTGCCTTATCAATGGGGAACTTTAGGAATTGGTTACAACATTACAGCAACAAATAATCAAGAAATTGATAGCTGGGCAACAATGTTTGATCCTAAATTTGCGGGAAGAACCGCTTGGCTGGATGACATGCGCCATACCACGGGTGTAATTTTAATGTATCTCGGTTTCGACCCCAATACGACTAATCCCGCAGAAATTCAGCAAGCACGAGATTTTTTAGTCAAGCATAAAGATGCGATCGCTGCTTTTGTTCCCGATACTGGTCAAATTCTACTCGATCAAGGTGAAGTCGATCTCACCCACGAGTGGAGTGGTGATATTTTCCAAGTTATGGAAGAAAACGAGCAAATCCGCTATGCAATTCCTAAAGAAGGAACAATCGTTTGGACAGATAACATGGTAGTTCTCAAAAACGCCCCTAACAAAGAACTTGCTGAAAGATTTATTAACTTCATTTTAGAACCCGAAGTTGGGGCAAAAATTTCAAACTTCATTCACTACGGTTCGCCCAACAAAACAGCCAGAGACAAAGGACTAATTAACGAAGCCGACTTACAAAACCCTGCAATCTATCCTCCACCTGAAGTTTTCGCCAAACTCAAATACATCAACGATGTCGGTCAAGCAACACCCCTCTACGACGAAGCCTGGAACGAAGTCAAAGTCGCAGTAGGCAAATAA
- a CDS encoding MoaD/ThiS family protein produces the protein MAVKVLIPTPLQKFTNNQATLECDGSNIAELIEALEKSCPGIKSRLCDEQGQPRRFLNLYVNSEDIRFLDGTETPLKEGDEVSIVPAVAGG, from the coding sequence ATGGCTGTTAAAGTACTCATTCCCACTCCATTACAGAAATTTACCAATAATCAAGCGACGCTCGAATGCGACGGTAGCAATATAGCAGAACTTATAGAAGCGCTAGAAAAAAGCTGCCCTGGTATCAAATCGCGGCTTTGTGACGAACAAGGACAACCACGGCGATTTTTGAATCTATACGTCAATAGTGAAGATATCCGCTTTTTGGATGGAACCGAAACACCCCTCAAAGAAGGCGATGAAGTGAGTATTGTTCCGGCTGTTGCAGGTGGTTAG
- a CDS encoding primary-amine oxidase, whose product MTTAHQLPDTFTKSASARHPLDPLTPEEITVAVATVKAEYDLGEKVRFPMVVLKEPPKSVVLNFEEGDSIEREAFIGILNNEDGLTYEAVVSLNTETVKSWQQISDVQPSIMLDEFIECEAAVKASPEFQKAIKKRGITDPSLVMVDPWSAGYYAIEDEKGLRLSRALCWVRSSPTDNGYARPIEGVIPVVDLNKMEVIRVEDYGVVPLPPNSGNYSTEFIKDLRSDIKPLEITQPEGTSFEVQGNFIKWQKWQFRIGFTPREGLVLYTVGYEDQGRVRPIVYRASLADMVVPYGDPRPQHYRKNAFDVGEYGVGTLANSLTLGCDCLGEIRYFDAYMTSSRGQVVKIENAICMHEEDFGILWKHVDWRTDHTEVRRSRRLVVSFIATVGNYEYGFFWYFYQDGTIQYEVKLTGIVNTAAAMPNEVPKYGTLIAPQLNAPIHQHFFNVRLDMCVDGENNSVYEVNTQAEPLGPDNPYGNAFYAESKLLSTESEAQRIIDPFTGRYWKIINPAVHNSLGQPVSYKLMPGENILPFAHPESSVIKRAGFMTKHLWVTPYNPDELYAAGDYPNQHPGDAGLPIWTKANRAIENTDVVVWYTFGHNHVTRPEDWPVMPVSYIGFMLKPVGFFDKSPAIDVPPSAAKHKCCS is encoded by the coding sequence ATGACTACTGCACATCAATTACCTGATACATTTACTAAATCAGCTTCGGCAAGGCATCCACTCGACCCACTAACGCCTGAAGAAATTACAGTTGCTGTCGCAACGGTTAAAGCAGAGTACGACTTGGGGGAAAAAGTTAGGTTTCCGATGGTTGTTCTTAAGGAACCTCCTAAGAGTGTCGTTCTTAATTTTGAAGAGGGTGACAGTATTGAGCGCGAGGCTTTTATTGGGATTCTGAATAATGAAGATGGATTGACATATGAGGCGGTTGTCTCACTTAATACTGAAACTGTCAAGTCGTGGCAGCAAATTTCTGATGTCCAGCCCTCTATTATGCTGGATGAATTTATTGAGTGCGAAGCAGCGGTTAAAGCGAGTCCTGAGTTTCAGAAAGCGATCAAGAAACGCGGAATTACCGATCCAAGTTTGGTAATGGTTGACCCGTGGTCGGCGGGTTATTATGCCATTGAAGATGAAAAGGGATTGCGACTGTCACGGGCGTTGTGTTGGGTGCGTTCGAGTCCGACGGATAACGGTTATGCGCGTCCGATTGAAGGCGTGATTCCGGTTGTTGATTTGAATAAAATGGAAGTAATTCGGGTTGAGGATTATGGTGTTGTTCCTTTACCGCCGAATTCAGGAAATTATTCCACAGAGTTTATTAAAGATTTACGCAGCGATATCAAACCTCTAGAAATTACGCAGCCGGAGGGTACAAGTTTTGAGGTACAAGGAAACTTTATTAAGTGGCAAAAGTGGCAATTTCGTATCGGGTTTACGCCAAGAGAAGGTTTAGTTTTATACACTGTAGGTTACGAAGATCAAGGGCGCGTGCGTCCAATTGTATATCGCGCTTCGTTAGCCGACATGGTAGTACCTTATGGCGATCCTCGACCGCAGCATTACCGCAAAAATGCGTTTGATGTTGGGGAGTATGGTGTAGGGACTTTGGCAAATTCCTTAACTTTAGGTTGTGATTGCTTGGGTGAGATTCGCTACTTTGATGCTTATATGACGAGTAGTCGCGGACAAGTAGTGAAGATTGAAAATGCAATATGTATGCATGAGGAAGATTTTGGCATTCTCTGGAAACACGTTGATTGGAGAACGGATCATACTGAAGTAAGGCGATCGCGTCGTTTAGTCGTCTCATTTATCGCGACAGTTGGTAATTATGAATATGGGTTCTTCTGGTATTTTTACCAAGATGGTACGATTCAGTACGAAGTGAAGCTGACTGGTATTGTTAATACTGCTGCCGCAATGCCTAATGAAGTACCGAAGTACGGTACGCTGATTGCACCGCAGTTAAACGCCCCAATTCATCAACACTTCTTTAACGTGCGTCTGGATATGTGCGTTGATGGGGAAAATAACTCAGTTTACGAAGTGAATACACAAGCGGAACCCTTGGGACCTGATAATCCTTATGGTAATGCTTTTTATGCTGAGTCTAAGCTCTTATCAACTGAGTCAGAAGCACAACGCATCATTGATCCTTTTACAGGACGTTATTGGAAGATTATCAATCCTGCAGTGCACAATAGCCTTGGTCAGCCTGTGAGTTATAAGCTGATGCCTGGTGAAAACATTTTACCGTTTGCACATCCCGAATCAAGTGTGATCAAACGTGCGGGATTTATGACGAAGCACTTGTGGGTGACTCCCTATAATCCTGATGAACTCTATGCTGCGGGTGATTATCCTAATCAACATCCAGGTGATGCGGGATTACCTATTTGGACAAAGGCAAATCGGGCAATTGAGAATACAGACGTTGTGGTTTGGTATACGTTTGGACACAATCATGTGACCCGTCCAGAGGATTGGCCTGTGATGCCTGTCTCTTATATTGGTTTTATGTTAAAACCTGTGGGCTTTTTTGATAAGAGTCCGGCGATTGATGTTCCTCCTTCGGCGGCGAAGCATAAATGTTGTTCTTGA